One Leucobacter muris DNA segment encodes these proteins:
- a CDS encoding class II fumarate hydratase — protein sequence MTEIEYRIEHDTMGEVRVPKNALYAAQTQRAVENFPISGKGLEPAQIVALARIKRAAAIANKELGILDAGIADAIVAAADEIIGGEHHDQFPVDTYQTGSGTSSNMNMNEVLATLATKHLGAPVHPNDHVNASQSSNDVFPTSVHIAVTGALIEQLKPALEHLAEAFEQKAELWKSAVKSGRTHLMDATPVTLGQEFGGFAAQIRYGIERVEAALPRVAEVPQGGTAVGTGINTPLGFPEKVIAEIAASSGLPITEARNHFEAQANRDGLVEASGALRTIAVSLTKINNDIRWMGSGPNTGLAELHIPDLQPGSSIMPGKVNPVVPEAVLMVCARVIGNDATIAWAGASGSFELNVQIPVMGTALLESIRLLANASIVLADKTVKGLEANLERAAALAGMSPSTVTPLNRLIGYEAAAKIAKHSVAKGITVREAVVDLGYVERGEVSEADLDKALDLLSMTHPGVAK from the coding sequence GTGACCGAAATCGAGTACCGCATCGAGCACGACACCATGGGTGAGGTGCGCGTCCCCAAGAACGCTCTCTACGCCGCTCAGACGCAGCGCGCCGTCGAGAACTTCCCCATCTCGGGCAAGGGCCTCGAGCCGGCCCAGATCGTGGCCCTGGCCCGCATCAAGCGCGCCGCTGCGATCGCCAACAAGGAGCTCGGCATCCTCGACGCCGGCATCGCCGACGCCATCGTCGCCGCGGCCGACGAGATCATCGGCGGCGAGCACCACGACCAGTTCCCGGTCGACACCTACCAGACCGGCTCGGGCACGTCGTCGAACATGAACATGAACGAGGTGCTCGCGACCCTCGCCACGAAGCACCTCGGCGCTCCCGTGCACCCGAACGACCACGTCAACGCGTCGCAGTCGTCGAACGACGTCTTCCCCACCTCGGTGCACATCGCCGTCACCGGGGCGCTCATCGAGCAGCTGAAGCCCGCGCTCGAGCACCTCGCCGAGGCGTTCGAGCAGAAGGCCGAGCTGTGGAAGTCGGCCGTGAAGTCGGGCCGCACCCACCTCATGGACGCCACCCCCGTCACGCTCGGCCAGGAGTTCGGCGGCTTCGCCGCCCAAATCCGCTACGGCATCGAGCGCGTCGAGGCGGCCCTCCCCCGCGTCGCCGAGGTGCCCCAGGGCGGCACCGCGGTCGGCACCGGCATCAACACCCCCCTCGGCTTCCCCGAGAAGGTCATCGCCGAGATCGCGGCCTCGAGCGGCCTGCCGATCACCGAGGCCCGCAACCATTTCGAGGCGCAGGCCAACCGCGACGGCCTCGTCGAGGCCTCGGGCGCGCTGCGCACCATCGCCGTGTCGCTGACGAAGATCAACAACGACATCCGCTGGATGGGTTCGGGCCCCAACACGGGCCTCGCCGAGCTGCACATCCCCGACTTGCAGCCCGGCTCCTCGATCATGCCCGGCAAGGTCAACCCCGTCGTGCCCGAGGCCGTGCTCATGGTGTGCGCGCGCGTCATCGGCAACGATGCGACGATCGCCTGGGCAGGCGCGTCGGGCTCGTTCGAGCTCAACGTGCAGATCCCCGTCATGGGCACCGCGCTGCTCGAGTCGATCCGACTGCTCGCGAACGCCTCGATCGTGCTCGCCGACAAGACGGTCAAGGGCCTCGAGGCGAACCTCGAGCGCGCAGCGGCGCTCGCCGGCATGAGCCCGTCGACCGTCACCCCGCTCAACCGCCTGATCGGCTACGAGGCGGCCGCGAAGATCGCGAAGCACTCGGTCGCCAAGGGCATCACCGTGCGCGAGGCCGTGGTCGACCTCGGCTACGTCGAGCGCGGCGAGGTCTCGGAGGCCGACCTCGACAAGGCCCTCGACCTGCTCTCGATGACGCACCCGGGCGTCGCCAAGTAG
- a CDS encoding carbonic anhydrase, translating into MTAPRVTPQQAWDTFAAGNERFVSGASAHPNQDVERRTELVNQQTPDVALFGCADSRMAAEIIFDCGLGDLFIARNMGHVVAESITASMEYAVTELGSALIVVLAHDSCGAVAAAIDQSSREPSGVTVSVRNTLAPIQPSVQQLWLRDHSDTPYADASRIDANAVGRLHLAATVNELLRTSRTISDAVDAGRLAIVGCQYRLTEGRAVPYTVVGPVELELAPID; encoded by the coding sequence ATGACCGCCCCCCGCGTCACCCCGCAGCAGGCCTGGGACACGTTCGCCGCGGGCAACGAGCGCTTCGTGTCCGGCGCCTCGGCGCACCCCAACCAGGACGTCGAGCGCCGCACGGAGCTCGTGAACCAGCAGACCCCCGACGTCGCGCTCTTCGGCTGCGCCGACTCGCGAATGGCCGCCGAGATCATCTTCGACTGCGGCCTTGGCGACCTGTTCATCGCCCGCAACATGGGCCACGTCGTCGCCGAGTCGATCACCGCATCGATGGAGTACGCCGTCACCGAGCTCGGGTCCGCGCTCATCGTCGTGCTCGCGCACGACTCCTGCGGGGCGGTCGCCGCCGCGATCGACCAGTCGAGCCGCGAGCCCTCCGGCGTCACGGTCTCGGTGCGCAACACGCTGGCGCCGATCCAGCCCTCCGTGCAGCAGCTCTGGCTGCGCGACCACTCCGACACCCCCTACGCCGACGCGAGCAGGATCGACGCGAACGCCGTGGGGCGCCTGCACCTCGCGGCGACCGTGAACGAGCTGCTGCGCACTTCGCGCACGATCAGCGACGCGGTCGACGCGGGCAGGCTCGCGATCGTCGGCTGCCAGTACCGGCTCACCGAGGGGCGCGCCGTGCCCTACACGGTGGTCGGCCCGGTCGAGCTGGAGCTCGCCCCGATCGACTGA
- a CDS encoding DUF4245 family protein yields the protein MAKKQKPPVVVAELGRPETAAETAARKANDSRLYRQRKTVNNLVFSLLVSLGLMVVIVLMAPGLVGGKSAFEDHSVDVASLAVEAAPSAGRTLAAPAAPESWKAKSAGLRQRDGVTSWQIDYTTVDETTGHEAYAAVVQAFTADGAPVEEKWVSQALEQQSPTGAEQLGGIDWIVYEHPDRNPDSSNMLFGLQGEWQGDTILVYGTDSPATLRLLAAEVADSLNTPKEQ from the coding sequence ATGGCGAAGAAGCAGAAACCGCCCGTCGTCGTCGCCGAGCTCGGCCGCCCCGAGACCGCAGCCGAGACCGCGGCGCGCAAGGCCAACGACAGCCGCCTCTACCGTCAGCGCAAGACCGTCAACAACCTGGTCTTCTCGCTGCTCGTGAGTCTCGGTCTCATGGTCGTGATCGTGCTCATGGCCCCGGGACTCGTCGGCGGCAAGAGCGCGTTCGAGGATCACTCGGTCGACGTCGCGTCGCTGGCGGTCGAGGCCGCACCGAGCGCCGGCCGCACCCTCGCCGCTCCCGCGGCCCCCGAGAGCTGGAAGGCGAAGAGCGCCGGCCTGCGTCAGCGCGACGGCGTCACCTCCTGGCAGATCGACTACACCACCGTCGACGAGACCACCGGGCACGAGGCCTACGCGGCCGTCGTGCAGGCCTTCACCGCCGACGGCGCCCCCGTCGAGGAGAAGTGGGTCTCGCAGGCGCTCGAGCAGCAGTCCCCCACGGGCGCCGAGCAGCTCGGCGGCATCGACTGGATCGTCTACGAGCACCCCGACCGCAACCCCGATTCGAGCAACATGCTGTTCGGCCTGCAGGGCGAGTGGCAGGGCGACACGATCCTCGTCTACGGCACCGACTCCCCGGCGACCCTCCGCCTGCTGGCGGCTGAGGTCGCCGATTCCCTCAACACCCCGAAGGAGCAGTGA
- a CDS encoding exodeoxyribonuclease VII small subunit translates to MAETASQDPAALSYEQARDELVQVVTRLEQGGITLEESLQLWERGEALAARCEEWLLGARQRLEAARQGAPAGSDSGADA, encoded by the coding sequence ATGGCAGAAACGGCAAGCCAGGATCCCGCCGCGCTCAGCTACGAACAGGCGCGCGACGAACTCGTCCAGGTGGTCACGAGGCTCGAGCAGGGCGGCATCACGCTCGAGGAGTCCCTGCAGCTCTGGGAGCGCGGCGAGGCGTTGGCCGCGCGGTGCGAGGAGTGGCTGCTGGGCGCGAGGCAGCGCCTCGAGGCCGCCAGGCAGGGCGCGCCCGCCGGCTCCGATTCCGGAGCGGACGCGTAG
- the xseA gene encoding exodeoxyribonuclease VII large subunit: MAEAGSNAPATRDAPWPVGLMSEKIAAWIDRLGQVWIEGEITQWQLRGGHVYGKLKDLGQDATVSFTVWRSVAQRLTSDFAQGDRVVALVKPNFWVKGGSLTVQVFELSHVGLGELLERLERLRRQLQAEGLFDAGRKRALPFLPGLIGLVTGRDSDAEKDVIRNATLRWPGVRFKIHYAAVQGDRAAGEVAAGIEALDRDPEVEVIVVARGGGDFQNLLPFSDERVVRAAASAGTPLVSAIGHEADRPLLDDVADLRASTPTDAAKRVVPDVGEELAGLDQARARMSARLGQLLAHETDRVTQLRGRPVLAQPERIVDERAEELVRWVARGTELADRAIEDRARSLVETRACLGALSPQATLQRGYAIAQLMGPDGAPDEVLRDPVDAPEGTRIRLSLSGGRLDASSAGSPAES; encoded by the coding sequence ATGGCCGAAGCAGGATCGAACGCCCCCGCCACCCGCGACGCCCCCTGGCCCGTGGGCCTGATGAGCGAGAAGATCGCGGCGTGGATCGACCGGCTCGGGCAGGTGTGGATCGAGGGCGAGATCACGCAGTGGCAGCTGCGCGGCGGCCACGTCTACGGCAAGCTCAAGGATCTCGGCCAGGACGCGACGGTGAGCTTCACGGTGTGGCGTTCGGTGGCGCAGCGGCTCACGAGCGACTTCGCGCAGGGCGACCGCGTGGTCGCGCTCGTGAAGCCGAACTTCTGGGTGAAGGGCGGAAGCCTCACGGTGCAGGTCTTCGAGCTCTCGCACGTGGGGCTCGGCGAGCTGCTCGAGCGCTTGGAGCGGCTGCGCCGTCAGCTGCAGGCCGAGGGGCTGTTCGACGCGGGTCGCAAGCGCGCCCTGCCCTTCCTGCCCGGCCTGATCGGGCTGGTGACGGGCCGGGATTCCGACGCCGAGAAGGATGTGATCCGCAACGCGACGCTGCGCTGGCCGGGCGTGCGCTTCAAGATCCACTACGCGGCCGTGCAGGGCGACCGCGCGGCGGGCGAGGTGGCGGCGGGCATCGAGGCGCTGGATCGGGATCCGGAGGTCGAGGTGATCGTCGTCGCGCGCGGCGGAGGCGACTTCCAGAACCTGCTGCCGTTCAGCGACGAGCGCGTGGTGCGCGCGGCGGCGAGCGCGGGCACGCCGCTCGTGAGCGCGATCGGGCACGAGGCGGATCGCCCGCTGCTCGACGACGTGGCCGACCTGCGCGCGTCGACCCCCACCGACGCGGCGAAGCGCGTGGTGCCGGATGTGGGCGAGGAGCTCGCGGGCCTCGATCAGGCGCGGGCGCGCATGAGCGCACGGCTGGGGCAGCTGCTCGCGCACGAGACGGATCGTGTGACGCAGTTGCGCGGTCGCCCGGTGCTGGCGCAGCCGGAGCGCATCGTCGACGAGCGGGCCGAGGAGCTGGTGCGCTGGGTGGCGCGGGGCACGGAGCTCGCGGATCGGGCGATCGAGGATCGCGCCCGCTCGCTCGTCGAGACGCGCGCCTGCCTCGGGGCGCTCTCGCCGCAGGCGACGCTGCAGCGCGGGTACGCCATCGCGCAGCTCATGGGGCCGGACGGGGCGCCTGATGAGGTGCTGCGCGATCCGGTCGATGCCCCGGAGGGGACCCGGATCCGGCTGTCGCTGTCGGGGGGCCGCCTCGACGCGAGCTCCGCCGGCTCGCCGGCGGAGTCCTGA
- a CDS encoding 4-hydroxy-3-methylbut-2-enyl diphosphate reductase has product MPRLRREVGRLKNRPVEGEKKVLLAAPRGYCAGVDRAVVAVEKALDRYGAPVYVRKQIVHNVHVVKTLEKMGAIFVDEVDEVPEGANVVFSAHGVSPAVVNAAEERGLHAIDATCPLVTKVHREAVRFAKQDKEILLIGHTGHEEVEGTSGEAPDHITIVNSPEGVDTLEVKDPDQLVWLSQTTLSVDETMETVRRLREKFPKLQDPPSDDICYATQNRQVAIKKIAPQADLVIVVGSSNSSNSVRLVEVALEYGAKAAYRVDFASEVKQEWLDGVRTVGVTSGASVPEVLVQELLDDLADAGYADVEATVTAEEDLVFSLPKELRQDASGNRDERALGGRVR; this is encoded by the coding sequence ATGCCGCGGCTGCGGCGAGAGGTCGGGCGGCTGAAGAACCGGCCGGTCGAAGGGGAGAAGAAGGTGCTGCTCGCGGCCCCCCGCGGCTACTGCGCCGGCGTCGACCGCGCGGTCGTCGCCGTCGAGAAGGCGCTCGACCGCTACGGCGCACCCGTCTACGTGCGCAAGCAGATCGTGCACAACGTGCACGTCGTGAAGACCCTCGAGAAGATGGGCGCCATCTTCGTCGACGAGGTCGACGAGGTGCCCGAGGGCGCCAACGTCGTGTTCTCCGCCCACGGCGTCTCGCCCGCGGTGGTGAACGCCGCTGAAGAGCGCGGGCTGCACGCGATCGACGCCACCTGCCCGCTCGTCACCAAGGTGCACCGAGAAGCCGTGCGCTTCGCGAAGCAGGACAAGGAGATCCTGCTCATCGGCCACACCGGCCACGAAGAGGTCGAGGGCACGAGCGGCGAGGCGCCCGACCACATCACCATCGTCAACTCGCCCGAAGGCGTCGACACCCTCGAGGTGAAAGACCCCGACCAGCTCGTGTGGCTCTCGCAGACGACCCTCTCGGTCGACGAGACCATGGAGACCGTGCGCCGGCTGCGCGAGAAGTTCCCGAAGCTGCAGGATCCGCCCAGCGACGACATCTGCTACGCCACCCAGAACCGCCAGGTCGCGATCAAGAAGATCGCCCCGCAGGCCGACCTCGTGATCGTCGTCGGATCCTCGAACTCGTCGAACTCCGTGCGCCTCGTCGAGGTGGCGCTGGAGTACGGCGCGAAGGCGGCGTACCGCGTCGACTTCGCGAGCGAGGTCAAGCAGGAGTGGCTCGACGGCGTGCGCACCGTGGGCGTGACGAGCGGCGCCTCCGTGCCCGAGGTGCTCGTGCAGGAACTGCTCGACGACCTCGCCGACGCCGGATACGCCGACGTCGAGGCGACCGTCACCGCCGAAGAGGATCTGGTCTTCTCGCTGCCGAAGGAGCTGCGCCAGGACGCCTCGGGCAACCGCGATGAGCGCGCCCTCGGCGGTCGGGTGCGCTGA
- a CDS encoding DUF6264 family protein, with product MADPRDERPTPAYGEYAPEGWEWKPEGAEPARAEVPDQGSVSGVPHNLGVSQSPAAPPQAAPAAKPEAQSGNGDPAPYRADAPPAQRQQPPRFAAPRAPQAKPRRTGDIAVTIALLAIGAFGALYTALVLFSLPPTLSLVGDALEIADFTPPSWIGTFSTVSALSMFALYAVALVFSIQRMRGGKLAFWVPLSAGALAMILTFVLTLIAMMSVPELMQAADDPSAMQKLLDYMNSMQP from the coding sequence GTGGCGGATCCGCGCGACGAACGCCCCACCCCGGCCTACGGCGAGTACGCTCCCGAGGGCTGGGAGTGGAAGCCCGAGGGCGCCGAGCCCGCTCGGGCCGAGGTCCCGGATCAGGGCTCCGTCTCCGGGGTGCCCCACAACCTCGGCGTGAGCCAGAGCCCCGCGGCCCCGCCACAGGCGGCGCCCGCCGCGAAGCCCGAGGCGCAGAGCGGAAACGGCGATCCCGCGCCCTACCGAGCCGACGCTCCGCCCGCTCAGCGACAGCAGCCGCCGCGCTTCGCCGCACCCCGTGCGCCGCAGGCGAAGCCCCGCCGCACGGGCGACATCGCGGTGACGATCGCGCTGCTCGCGATCGGGGCCTTCGGGGCGCTCTACACCGCGCTCGTGCTGTTCTCGCTGCCCCCGACGCTCTCCCTCGTGGGCGACGCCCTCGAGATCGCCGATTTCACTCCGCCATCGTGGATCGGCACGTTCAGCACGGTCAGCGCGCTCTCCATGTTCGCGCTCTACGCGGTCGCGCTCGTGTTCTCGATTCAGCGGATGCGCGGCGGCAAGCTCGCCTTCTGGGTGCCGCTGTCGGCCGGGGCGCTGGCGATGATCCTCACGTTCGTGCTCACCCTCATCGCGATGATGAGCGTGCCCGAGCTCATGCAGGCGGCCGACGACCCCTCGGCGATGCAGAAGCTCCTCGACTACATGAACTCCATGCAGCCGTAG
- the fbaA gene encoding class II fructose-bisphosphate aldolase has product MPVATPEQYAAMLDAAKTGGFAFPAVNVSSSQTLNAALQGFAEAGSDGIIQVSFGGADYFAGHTVKNRAGGAIAFAKYAEEVAKAYDVTVALHTDHCPQQHLESFVLPLVAASEERVAQGGLPFFQSHMWDGSAIPLNENLDIAKQLLPRLAAIGVILEVEIGVVGGEEDGISHEINDQLYTTIDDAVATVEALGLGEQGRYLTALTFGNVHGVYKPGGVKLRPELLAEIQSGLQHKYGSGEKPLDLVFHGGSGSSSDEIAEAVRNGVIKMNIDTDTQYAFTRPVVDFMLKNYEGVLKIDGEVGNKKQYDPRAWGKAAESGMASRIVLAAEQLGSAGKSVSA; this is encoded by the coding sequence ATGCCAGTTGCAACTCCGGAACAGTACGCAGCCATGCTCGACGCCGCGAAGACCGGCGGCTTCGCCTTCCCCGCGGTCAACGTGTCGAGCTCGCAGACCCTCAACGCGGCACTGCAGGGCTTCGCCGAGGCCGGATCCGACGGCATCATCCAGGTCAGCTTCGGCGGCGCCGACTACTTCGCCGGCCACACCGTGAAGAACCGCGCGGGCGGCGCGATCGCCTTCGCCAAGTACGCCGAAGAGGTCGCCAAGGCCTACGACGTCACCGTCGCCCTCCACACCGACCACTGCCCCCAGCAGCACCTCGAAAGCTTCGTGCTGCCGCTCGTCGCGGCCAGCGAAGAGCGCGTCGCGCAGGGCGGACTCCCCTTCTTCCAGTCGCACATGTGGGACGGCTCGGCGATCCCGCTGAACGAGAACCTTGACATCGCGAAGCAGCTGCTCCCCCGCCTCGCGGCGATCGGGGTGATCCTCGAGGTCGAGATCGGCGTCGTCGGCGGCGAAGAAGACGGCATCAGCCACGAGATCAACGACCAGCTCTACACGACCATCGACGACGCGGTCGCCACGGTCGAGGCCCTCGGCCTCGGCGAGCAGGGCCGCTACCTGACGGCGCTCACCTTCGGCAACGTGCACGGCGTCTACAAGCCGGGAGGCGTCAAGCTGCGCCCCGAGCTGCTGGCCGAGATCCAGTCGGGCCTGCAGCACAAGTACGGCTCCGGTGAGAAGCCGCTCGACCTGGTCTTCCACGGCGGATCGGGATCCTCGTCCGACGAGATCGCCGAGGCCGTGCGCAACGGGGTCATCAAGATGAACATCGACACCGACACCCAGTACGCGTTCACCCGGCCCGTGGTCGACTTCATGCTGAAGAACTATGAGGGCGTGCTCAAGATCGACGGCGAGGTCGGCAACAAGAAGCAGTACGACCCGCGCGCGTGGGGCAAGGCCGCCGAGAGCGGGATGGCCTCCCGCATCGTGCTCGCCGCCGAGCAGCTCGGCTCGGCGGGCAAGTCGGTGAGCGCGTAG